One Hippoglossus hippoglossus isolate fHipHip1 chromosome 13, fHipHip1.pri, whole genome shotgun sequence genomic window carries:
- the dlc gene encoding delta-like protein C — MARVFLWSLALLASAQVALSSGVFELKIESFTSSRGLCLSQPRSCHIFFRVCLKHSQDVINPEPPCTYGTALTDILDADSNSISESAPIRVPFLFKWPGTFSLIIEAWNAESSGLDSTENQNNLISRMATRRRLGVGEEWSQDVHFGDQSELRYSYHVVCNEHYHGEACSAYCRPRNDTFGHYTCDDGGSRRCLEGWSGEYCTVPICAAGCSKNGFCESPGECVCRQGWQGERCDECARHPGCLHGTCQQPWQCNCKEGWGGLYCDQDLNYCTNHRPCQNDASCTNTGQGSYTCTCRPGFTGKNCEIETNECDSNPCKNGGSCKDLVNDYSCACPQGFYGKNCEVSAMKCADEPCFNGGTCEENVDGGYSCHCPAGFTGSNCEKRNDRCSSNPCANGTNQQFIHFIDFTHGQTIIISRV, encoded by the exons ATGGCGCGTGTGTTCCTGTGGAGTCTCGCGCTGTTGGCATCAGCTCAGGTG GCTCTCTCCTCCGGGGTCTTCGAGCTGAAGATCGAATCCTTCACCAGCTCCCGcggcctctgtctctctcagccCCGGAGCTGCCACATCTTTTTCCGCGTGTGCCTGAAGCACTCGCAGGACGTCATCAACCCGGAGCCGCCGTGCACGTACGGCACCGCGCTCACGGACATCCTCGACGCCGACTCCAACTCCATCTCCGAGAGCGCGCCCATCAGGGTTCCCTTTCTGTTCAAGTGGCCG GGAACTTTCTCTCTGATCATTGAAGCCTGGAACGCAGAATCCTCAGGGCTCGACTCCACAG AGAACCAGAACAACCTCATCAGCCGGATGGCGACCAGACGGCGTCTCGGCGTCGGAGAGGAATGGTCCCAGGACGTTCACTTTGGAGACCAGAGCGAGCTGCGCTACTCGTACCACGTCGTGTGCAACGAGCACTACCACGGCGAGGCCTGCTCCGCGTACTGCCGGCCCCGAAACGACACCTTCGGCCACTACACCTGCGACGACGGGGGGAGCCGGCGCTGCCTGGAGGGCTGGAGCGGCGAGTACTGCACTGTCC CCATCTGTGCGGCGGGCTGCAGTAAGAACGGTTTCTGCGAGTCTCCCGGGGAGTGCGTGTGCCGGCAGGGCTGGCAGGGCGAGCGCTGCGACGAGTGCGCCCGACACCCGGGCTGCCTCCACGGGACCTGCCAGCAGCCGTGGCAGTGCAACTGCAAGGAAGGCTGGGGGGGGCTGTACTGTGACCAAG ACCTGAACTACTGCACCAACCACAGGCCGTGTCAGAACGACGCCTCGTGCACCAACACGGGTCAGGGCAGCTACACCTGCACCTGCCGCCCCGGGTTCACCGGCAAAAACTGCGAGATCGAGACCAACGAGTGCGACAGCAATCCCTGCAAGAACGGCGGCAGCTGCAAA GATCTGGTGAACGATTATTCGTGCGCGTGCCCTCAGGGCTTCTACGGGAAGAACTGTGAGGTCAGCGCCATGAAGTGCGCAGATGAGCCGTGCTTTAACGGAGGGACCTGCGAGGAGAACGTCGACGGTGGCTACAGCTGCCACTGCCCAGCCGGCTTCACGGGCTCCAACTGTGAGAAGAGAAACGACAGATGCAGCAGCAACCCCTGCGCCAATGGTACGAACCAACAGTTTATTCACTTCATTGATTTTACACACGGCCAAACCATCATTATCTCCagagtttga